A stretch of DNA from Nocardioides sp. Arc9.136:
CACGCTGGGCGCCCGGAGGCAGCGCAGCCGTGCGGCGGGGGTGGTGCTCGTCGGCGGGGGACCGGGGGACCCCGAGCTGATCACCGTCGCCGGTCGCAAGGCGCTGATGGACGCCGACGTGGTCGTGGCCGACCGGCTCGCGCCGCGGGAGCTGCTGGGCGACCTGCCCTCCGACGTCGAGCTGGTCGACGTCGCCAAGCTGCCGCGGGGTCGCAGCGCCCAGCAGGAGGAGATCAACCGCGTCATCGTGGACCGCGCGCTGGCCGGCAAGCGGGTGGTGCGGTTCAAGGGCGGCGACAACTTCGTCTACGGCCGCGGCTACGAGGAGGTCATCGCCTGCCGGGCGGCCGGCGTGCCGGTCACGGTGATCCCCGGCCTGACCAGCCCGGTCGCGGTGCCCGCGGTCGCCGGCATCCCGGTCACCCACCGGGGTGTCGCGCACGAGTTCACCGTCATCTCCGGGCACCTACCCCCGGGCCACCCCGAGTCGCTGACGCAGTGGTCCGCGGTGGCCGGTCTGCGCGGCACCCTGGTGCTGATGATGGCGGTGCAGAACGCTCCCGCCATCGCCGAGGCGCTGCTCGCCGGCGGCCGGGACGCCTCGACGCCGGTCGGGGTGGTCTGCGACGGCACGATGCCGGGCGAGCGCACGGTCCTCTCCACCCTCGGCTCGCTGGCGGCCGACCTGGCGGACCAGCACGTGAAGCCCCCGGCGATCATCGTCGTCGGCGACGTGGTCGCCGTGGCGCACCCCGACCACTACGGGGCCCGGGAGGAGCTGGCCTGATGGCCCGCATCATCGAGGTCGAGGACCCCGCGGACCCGCGGCTGGCCGACTACCGCGACCTGCGCGACGTGGAGCTGCGCAAGAACATGGAGGCCGAGCACGGCCTGTTCCTCGCCGAGGGCGAGAAGGTCGTCCGGCGGGCGGTCGAGGGCGGGTTCACCCCACGGTCCTTCCTCATGGCGCCGCGCTGGCTCGACGGCCTCGCCGATGTCCTGGGCCGTTCCGATGCGCCCTGCTACGTGCTCTCCGAGGCGCTCGCCGAGGAGGTGACCGGCTTCCACGTCCACCGGGGCGCGCTCGCCTCGCTGCAGCGCCGCCCGCTGCCGAGCCTCGAGGAGGTCCTCGACGGGGCCCGGTCGGTGCTCGTCCTCGAGGACGTCGTCGATCACACGAACGTCGGCGCCATCTTCCGCTCCGGCGCAGCACTCGGCTTCGACGCCGTCCTCCTCGCCCCGCGCTGCGCGGACCCGCTCTACCGCCGCTCGATCAAGGTCGCGATGGGCACGGTGTTCAACGTGCCCTGGACCCGGCTGCCGGACTGGTACGACGCGCTGCCGGCGCTCTCCGCGCGCGGCTTCACCACCGTGGCGCTGACGCTGGCCGCGGACTCGTCGCCGATCGAGGACGCCGTCGCGGGTCTGGACAAGGTCGCGCTGGTGCTCGGTTCCGAGGGCCACGGGCTCTCCGCGCGGTGGGAGCAGACCGCCGACAGGCGGGCGATCATCCCGATGGCCGAGGGCGTCGACTCGCTCAACGTCGCGGCCGCGACCGCCGTCGCCTGCTACGTGACCGCTCGCCGCTGATTCGACGGAGCGCGAGAGGCTCGCGTACCGTCGACGGCCGTCCCGCCGGGCGGCCCACGACGCCGTTCCGGACGGGCTCCTCGCGGCCGCACGCCGGCCGTGTCACGACCAGGAGACCCTCGCAGCACGGCGAGGGCGTCGAATCCCGTTTGGACCTCCCCCTTCATGCCTCTTCACCCAGTCCTGCCTTCCGTCCTGCCCTCCGGCCGCCGGCCGCGGTCCGTGGCCACCTCGACCGCCGCCGCGGCGGTCGTCCTCGCGTTGCTGCCCGGCGCCGCCGCCGCCGACGGCGAGGTCGCCCCCAGCGGCACCGGGCCGGCCACCACCGCCGCTGCCGCCCCGGCGGGCACCACGTCCGTCGGCCTCCGCGTCGGCCGCGACAGCACCCGGTCGGTGCGCACCTCCGCCTCCTGGCCGGCCGGCGTCCTCCGCGAGCACGGCGTGACGGTCTCCCGGCGCGACCAGGTCCGCGTCCTGCGCGCGGACCGCCGCGTCTCCGGCGAGCAGCGCCGCCTCCGCCGCGGCGACACCGTCAAGGTCGTCCGCGTCGACCGCACGGTGGACACCCGCCGCGTCAAGGTGCGCGCCGGCGTCGAGGAGCGGCGTACGACGTCGCTGCGGCCCGGCCAGCGCCGCGTGGTCAGCGACGGCCGGCCGGGGGTCCGCAAGGTGCGTACCATCCGGGTGACGCACAACGCCCGCGTCGTCGACCGCGCCGTCCGCAAGCACCTGGTCCGCGACCCGCGACCGCGCCGGGTGCTCGTCGGCGCCCCGCGCCGGTCGGTCCCCGGCGCCGACCGGCTGAACTGGCGCGGCCTCGCCCGGTGCGAGTCGGGCGGCAACCCCCGCGCCGTCAACGCGGCCGGGTACTACGGGCTCTACCAGTTCGACACCGGCACCTGGCGCAGCGTCGGTGGCCGGGGCATGCCGCACCGCGCCTCCGCGGGTGAGCAGACCTACCGGGCGAAGCTGCTCTACCAGCAGCGCGGCCGGTCGCCGTGGCCGCACTGCGGTCGCTACCTCTGAGCCGGCCCACCACCGGCTGAAGACCGGTGAGGACCGGCTGAGGCCCCTCGGCCCCGCCCTCCCCGCCACCGCGACGTCCCGGGCGCCCCAACCGGGGCCCCGGGACGCCGTGTGAGCCCCCCACGCGCGGGGCACCGAGCGAGCATGCGCATCGCGATCACCGGCGCGACCGGCAACATCGGCTCGGCCCTCGTGCGACGCCTGCGCGCAGACGGCAACCACGACCTCGTCGGGCTGGCCCGGCGCCTGCCGGACCAGGCAGACGGCATCACCTGGCACTCCGTCGACCTCAGCACCGACGCCTGCCACGAGACGCTCGCCGAGGCCTTCCGCGACGCGGACGCCGTCGTCCACCTCGCGTGGGGCTTCCAGCCCTCCCACGACCTGACGTACCTCGCCGAGACAGGCATCGGCGGCACGCGGCGGGTGCTCCGCGCGGTCACCGAGGCCGACGTGCCGCACGTGGTGCACATGTCGTCGGTCGGCGCCTACTCCCCGAAGCAGGACGACCGGCCCGTCGACGAGACCTGGCCGACCGAGGGCGTGCCGACCTC
This window harbors:
- a CDS encoding RNA methyltransferase, whose protein sequence is MARIIEVEDPADPRLADYRDLRDVELRKNMEAEHGLFLAEGEKVVRRAVEGGFTPRSFLMAPRWLDGLADVLGRSDAPCYVLSEALAEEVTGFHVHRGALASLQRRPLPSLEEVLDGARSVLVLEDVVDHTNVGAIFRSGAALGFDAVLLAPRCADPLYRRSIKVAMGTVFNVPWTRLPDWYDALPALSARGFTTVALTLAADSSPIEDAVAGLDKVALVLGSEGHGLSARWEQTADRRAIIPMAEGVDSLNVAAATAVACYVTARR
- the cobA gene encoding uroporphyrinogen-III C-methyltransferase produces the protein MDDFPTYPSGLRLADRRVVVVGGGHVAQRRVPQLIAAGARVHVVAPAVTPAIEGLVGSGEVVWHERGFEESDLDDTWYCIAATDLPTVNERVSRAAEERRVFCVRADDATRATAWTPATGRHDGVTVAVLSGREPQRSAGIRDEVVEQLREGTLGARRQRSRAAGVVLVGGGPGDPELITVAGRKALMDADVVVADRLAPRELLGDLPSDVELVDVAKLPRGRSAQQEEINRVIVDRALAGKRVVRFKGGDNFVYGRGYEEVIACRAAGVPVTVIPGLTSPVAVPAVAGIPVTHRGVAHEFTVISGHLPPGHPESLTQWSAVAGLRGTLVLMMAVQNAPAIAEALLAGGRDASTPVGVVCDGTMPGERTVLSTLGSLAADLADQHVKPPAIIVVGDVVAVAHPDHYGAREELA
- a CDS encoding resuscitation-promoting factor, which gives rise to MATSTAAAAVVLALLPGAAAADGEVAPSGTGPATTAAAAPAGTTSVGLRVGRDSTRSVRTSASWPAGVLREHGVTVSRRDQVRVLRADRRVSGEQRRLRRGDTVKVVRVDRTVDTRRVKVRAGVEERRTTSLRPGQRRVVSDGRPGVRKVRTIRVTHNARVVDRAVRKHLVRDPRPRRVLVGAPRRSVPGADRLNWRGLARCESGGNPRAVNAAGYYGLYQFDTGTWRSVGGRGMPHRASAGEQTYRAKLLYQQRGRSPWPHCGRYL